Proteins encoded by one window of Ignavibacteria bacterium:
- a CDS encoding rhodanese-like domain-containing protein yields MNNIIPFLLLGILLFYFLKKFLLVRNVKNYSVAEVASLLPSGDVVLLDVRTKEERQQSSIRDSLHIPLHELEEKASELDKHKSKEIICYCKSGNRSLIAASKLHQRGFQSANMKGGISEWNFHQRNF; encoded by the coding sequence ATGAACAATATTATTCCATTTTTACTTCTCGGAATTCTCCTTTTTTATTTTCTCAAAAAATTTCTCCTTGTCCGCAACGTGAAAAACTATTCTGTTGCTGAGGTTGCATCGCTTCTTCCTTCCGGTGATGTTGTACTTCTCGATGTTCGCACTAAAGAAGAACGACAACAATCATCCATCCGCGATTCGTTGCATATTCCACTTCACGAATTGGAGGAAAAAGCATCCGAACTCGACAAGCATAAATCGAAAGAAATAATCTGTTACTGTAAAAGCGGAAATAGAAGTTTAATTGCTGCTTCAAAACTTCATCAGCGCGGATTTCAATCGGCAAATATGAAAGGAGGGATTTCCGAATGGAACTTTCATCAGCGAAATTTTTAG
- a CDS encoding zinc ribbon domain-containing protein, with protein MPIFDYHCNDCEATYEIFHLVREVKEDIICPSCNSQHYKKLFSAPNVSVGHSAQNYTAPFCDADGCCGGGRCNIN; from the coding sequence ATGCCAATATTCGATTATCATTGCAACGACTGTGAAGCAACGTACGAAATTTTTCACCTCGTACGCGAAGTGAAAGAGGATATCATCTGTCCATCGTGTAACTCGCAGCATTACAAAAAATTGTTTTCTGCGCCCAATGTAAGCGTGGGACATTCCGCACAAAATTATACTGCTCCTTTCTGTGATGCCGACGGTTGCTGTGGCGGCGGAAGGTGCAACATAAACTAA